Proteins from a genomic interval of Clostridium scatologenes:
- a CDS encoding SdpI family protein, with product MLHSEYLMGVILITFGVILKLFPPKHINSWYGYKTPFSMKNKVIWDEGNRFAAILLVYIGASSLIVAVICDVIYIGDFDRAFKNSTTISIIGLLCFIPLMEIHLRRLFDKNGNKKV from the coding sequence ATGTTACATTCTGAGTATTTGATGGGAGTAATTCTCATTACTTTTGGAGTTATACTTAAATTGTTTCCGCCAAAGCATATAAATAGCTGGTATGGTTATAAAACACCATTTTCTATGAAAAATAAGGTTATATGGGATGAAGGAAATCGCTTCGCAGCAATTTTGCTTGTATATATTGGTGCTTCATCTTTAATAGTAGCAGTAATATGTGATGTAATATATATAGGTGACTTTGATAGAGCATTTAAAAATTCAACAACTATATCAATAATAGGACTTTTATGTTTCATACCATTAATGGAAATTCACTTAAGAAGGTTGTTCGATAAAAATGGAAATAAAAAAGTATAA
- a CDS encoding L-lactate dehydrogenase, with the protein MTIKNVKVSIIGAGSIGGQTASNLMQCNVASEIVIINRNRNKAEGKAIDISHGAALFGNTRVRSGSYEDIKDSHIVAITVGQVAGKNGSRLDVLKDNIEIYKSIICKIIKYNKDCIIVLVTNPVDIMAYTAFKLSSFPSNQIIGTGTLLDTSRLKYFIGDYYAINSSKIETCVIGEHGDSQVALWSRTRINNMPIEDYIKKFSNKNFDEKVKDFLENKTKRAGWDIRDCDEHSCFGISMCLSKIIEAIILDKKIVLPISTFFKGEYGISDIFMGTPAVLGKNGVEEIIKLPISPSEIQLLHSSALNIKNYISSIKNII; encoded by the coding sequence ATGACTATTAAAAATGTAAAAGTATCTATTATTGGAGCAGGTTCTATTGGTGGACAAACTGCTTCCAATCTTATGCAATGTAATGTTGCATCTGAAATTGTTATTATAAATAGAAATAGAAATAAAGCTGAGGGTAAAGCCATAGATATTTCTCATGGTGCTGCATTATTTGGAAATACTAGAGTAAGAAGTGGCAGCTATGAAGATATAAAAGATTCTCACATTGTTGCCATTACTGTAGGACAAGTTGCTGGAAAAAATGGCTCAAGGCTAGATGTACTTAAAGATAATATTGAAATATACAAATCAATTATCTGTAAAATAATAAAATATAATAAAGATTGTATTATTGTACTTGTCACCAATCCAGTAGATATTATGGCCTACACAGCTTTTAAGCTTTCTTCTTTTCCTTCAAATCAAATTATTGGCACAGGCACTCTTCTTGATACCTCAAGATTAAAATATTTTATTGGAGATTACTATGCTATAAACTCCAGCAAAATCGAGACATGTGTAATTGGAGAACATGGAGATTCACAAGTAGCATTATGGAGTCGTACAAGGATAAATAATATGCCAATTGAAGACTATATTAAAAAATTTTCTAATAAAAATTTCGATGAAAAAGTTAAAGACTTCTTAGAAAATAAAACTAAAAGAGCCGGTTGGGATATAAGGGATTGTGATGAACACAGCTGCTTTGGAATATCTATGTGTCTTTCTAAAATAATTGAAGCAATTATTTTAGATAAAAAAATAGTACTACCTATTTCAACTTTCTTTAAAGGTGAGTATGGCATAAGTGACATTTTCATGGGAACACCTGCAGTTTTAGGGAAAAATGGTGTGGAAGAAATTATAAAACTTCCTATTTCTCCATCAGAAATTCAACTTTTACACAGTTCAGCCTTGAACATAAAAAATTATATTAGTAGTATAAAAAATATTATATAA
- a CDS encoding membrane protein: MSVVITPLHYIYLIFIFIIIAAMAKKRDISLICILGIFLLGLIGTGSLYHSTMGVFNSFVYATKELMPTIFIISVIVAMSNVLIESGINEEIVAPFKGIIKDYWIAYWVIGIVMMILSWFFWPSPAVALIGVLFLPIAKKVGLPAIGVAISMNLFGHGVALSGDYIIQAAPKLTADAAGIPVFSVVSASIPLVITMGLVTTITAFYLLRRDIKLQKISTEYTIEEESDEKKPNNLVILSKNFKRILALITLLLFAIDIFVMYTAKLQGGDATALIGGTAIFIMSFLSIVTYKNEALEKITNNLVKGLQFGFKIFGIVIPIAAFFYLGDSAFTEIFGKILPAHSNGIVNDLGVCLANLVPLNSAIASTTLTIVGAITGLDGSGFSGISLAGSVAKLFSTALGGGVATLTALGQIAAIWVGGGTIIPWAVIPVAAICGVDPFELAKKNLKPVIIGLIATTVVAMFII; the protein is encoded by the coding sequence ATGAGTGTAGTAATAACACCCCTTCACTATATCTATTTAATTTTTATATTTATAATTATTGCAGCTATGGCTAAGAAAAGAGACATCTCATTAATTTGCATATTGGGTATATTTTTACTTGGATTAATAGGTACAGGTTCTTTGTATCATTCTACTATGGGAGTGTTTAATAGTTTTGTTTATGCTACTAAAGAACTTATGCCGACTATATTTATTATATCAGTTATTGTTGCTATGAGTAATGTCTTGATAGAATCTGGTATAAATGAAGAAATAGTAGCTCCTTTTAAAGGAATAATAAAAGATTATTGGATTGCATATTGGGTTATTGGTATAGTTATGATGATACTTTCTTGGTTTTTTTGGCCATCTCCAGCAGTAGCTTTAATAGGAGTGTTATTCTTACCTATAGCAAAAAAGGTAGGACTTCCAGCTATAGGAGTGGCGATATCAATGAATTTGTTTGGTCATGGTGTAGCGTTGTCAGGGGATTATATAATTCAAGCAGCACCTAAGCTTACAGCAGATGCAGCAGGCATACCAGTATTTAGTGTGGTTAGTGCAAGTATTCCTTTAGTAATTACTATGGGATTAGTAACTACTATAACAGCATTTTATTTACTTAGGAGAGATATTAAATTACAAAAAATATCTACAGAATATACAATAGAAGAGGAAAGTGACGAGAAGAAACCTAATAATTTAGTAATTCTCTCAAAGAATTTTAAGAGAATTTTGGCATTAATAACTTTGTTATTATTTGCAATAGATATATTTGTGATGTATACTGCTAAACTACAGGGAGGAGATGCTACTGCACTTATAGGTGGAACAGCTATATTTATAATGAGTTTCCTATCTATAGTAACATATAAAAATGAAGCTTTAGAAAAAATAACAAATAATCTTGTTAAAGGATTACAGTTTGGTTTTAAAATATTTGGTATAGTTATACCTATAGCTGCATTTTTTTATTTAGGAGATTCAGCTTTTACTGAAATATTTGGAAAAATATTACCAGCTCATTCTAATGGTATAGTTAATGATTTGGGTGTATGTTTAGCTAATTTAGTACCTCTTAATTCTGCAATTGCATCTACAACTCTTACTATAGTTGGTGCAATTACGGGATTGGATGGATCAGGATTTTCAGGAATATCCTTAGCAGGTTCTGTAGCAAAGCTATTTTCTACAGCTTTAGGTGGAGGAGTAGCTACTCTTACTGCATTAGGGCAAATAGCAGCTATATGGGTTGGTGGAGGAACTATAATACCGTGGGCTGTAATACCTGTAGCAGCTATATGCGGAGTGGATCCTTTTGAGTTAGCTAAGAAGAATCTAAAGCCAGTTATTATAGGTTTGATTGCTACCACGGTGGTTGCCATGTTTATCATATGA